TATCTGCTTTGTGGATTTNNNNNNNNNNCAACAAACACCCGCTGGATATAAGGTGGAGGGTGGCAGGGCTGTCTTGACAAACTTCTGGGAAGCAGTTTTTAACCCAACAATGCCTTCTATGTTTTTACACACAGTAGATGCCTCATATATTACGGGTGCGATATTTATGGCTGGTATTAGTGCGTATTTTCTAATAAAAGGAAAAAACTTAGAACTTGCTAAAAGATCATTGAAATTAGCCGTAATTTTTGGCGTAATAGTATCAATTTTACAGCTTTTCCCGTTTGGCGATGAAAGTGCAAGGGTGGTTGCAAAAACTCAACCAGAAAAGTTAGCATCTTTTGAAGGTTTATTTAAAACACAAAGTAAAGCACCATTGCTCGTTTTTGGCATACCTGATCCTTCACAAAATAAAATGCTTGTCGAAATAGGAATACCAGGCGCTTTAAGTTTTTTAGCTGATCATAATGTCAATGCTGTTGTTAAAGGTATTGATGCATTTCCAAAAGATGACTTACCGCCTATGACTTTAACTTTTTATTCCTTTCACTTAATGGTAGCACTTGGAACACTCTTTATATTAACTTTTTTAGTCGGCGTATTTTTGCTTTACAAGAAAAAATTGTTTACAACAAAACCATACTTATCAGCATTGTGGGCATTTATACCTTTGCCTTACATTGCAAACGAACTTGGCTGGATAACAACAGAAGTAGGCAGGCAACCATGGGCAGTCTATGGTCTGCTTAGAACAAAAGATGCATTTAGCCCACTACCGGCTGGTGATGTAGCGGTTTCTTTAATAGGATTTACATTAGTTTATGCGGTTTTGTTTGGTATATTTTTATATTTAACCATACATACCGTAAAAACTTTTAAAATGGATTAAGGAGGCTTACAATGGATCTTAATATAATATGGTTTTTTCTTGTTGGCATATTAATAATTGGATATGCTATTTTAGATGGTTTTGATTTAGGTGTAGGCTCGGTATATTTATTTGCAAAATTCCAAGAGCGCGATATTGCTCGCAACTCCATAGCACCCGTTTGGGACGGAAACGAAGTATGGCTAATAACAGGTGGGGGTGCTTTATTTGCGGCATTTCCAATGGTTTATGCTACAGCTTTTAGCGGATTCTATCTGGCTTTAATTTTGTTATTGTTTGCTTTGATATTTAGGGCTATCTCTTTAGAGCTTAGAAATCATTTTCAAAAAGAATCCA
The sequence above is a segment of the Desulfurella sp. genome. Coding sequences within it:
- a CDS encoding cytochrome ubiquinol oxidase subunit I → QQTPAGYKVEGGRAVLTNFWEAVFNPTMPSMFLHTVDASYITGAIFMAGISAYFLIKGKNLELAKRSLKLAVIFGVIVSILQLFPFGDESARVVAKTQPEKLASFEGLFKTQSKAPLLVFGIPDPSQNKMLVEIGIPGALSFLADHNVNAVVKGIDAFPKDDLPPMTLTFYSFHLMVALGTLFILTFLVGVFLLYKKKLFTTKPYLSALWAFIPLPYIANELGWITTEVGRQPWAVYGLLRTKDAFSPLPAGDVAVSLIGFTLVYAVLFGIFLYLTIHTVKTFKMD